In Bacillus cytotoxicus NVH 391-98, the following are encoded in one genomic region:
- a CDS encoding CotD family spore coat protein encodes MRHCHPCFGGHKPTGPICTAPPVVHPTKQCVTHTFSTTVVPHIHPTHTTHVHHQQIKNQHFFPQTHSNVNVVDPGFEDPGHGGGCGHHGYPHQVSPFGPNVGPSVSPFGPNAGPSVSPFGPNAGPNVSPFGPNAGPNVGGIFKK; translated from the coding sequence ATGCGTCATTGTCATCCTTGTTTTGGAGGGCATAAGCCAACAGGTCCTATTTGCACAGCACCTCCTGTTGTTCATCCAACAAAACAATGTGTAACACACACTTTTTCTACAACGGTGGTGCCACATATTCACCCAACTCATACAACGCATGTGCATCATCAACAAATTAAAAACCAACATTTCTTCCCGCAAACACATTCAAATGTAAATGTTGTAGATCCAGGATTTGAAGACCCAGGTCATGGTGGAGGGTGTGGACACCATGGATACCCTCATCAAGTATCACCATTTGGTCCAAATGTAGGCCCTAGTGTATCACCGTTTGGTCCAAATGCAGGCCCTAGTGTATCACCGTTTGGTCCAAATGCAGGCCCTAATGTATCACCATTTGGCCCAAACGCAGGCCCTAATGTAGGTGGAATATTTAAAAAGTAA
- a CDS encoding tyrosine-type recombinase/integrase yields MYKIAMQEFLDDRELRNLSKHTLKSYKGILKRFESFCVNKGIFDTDKVTSKVAKEFLIYCKHELKNSISTINEKNRTLKVYFKYLEEEGIVEENPFKKIKFSKEDTITDVLTDEQVKSVLEHFDRGHYKGTNFALMRNRMVIVLLISTGLRREELVNLKWSDIDMRNRTIMTYGKKRTVATIPYTRKLQKELAEYKTFLEFYFEEEKEVVYVFPDKWNRQLTTEAISTLFKRLKKNLNMEGLTCHAFRRYFASKCLKMGMDSLNLQKLMRHETLQMTERYVKLYGHALHDVNDKYNPLNFIEV; encoded by the coding sequence TTGTATAAAATTGCAATGCAAGAATTTTTGGATGACAGGGAATTACGTAATTTAAGTAAACATACTTTGAAATCTTATAAAGGAATTTTGAAAAGGTTTGAGTCCTTTTGTGTAAATAAAGGGATATTTGACACTGATAAAGTTACGTCAAAAGTTGCAAAAGAGTTTTTAATTTATTGTAAACATGAGTTGAAAAATAGTATATCTACAATAAATGAAAAGAATCGAACATTAAAGGTGTATTTTAAGTACCTAGAAGAGGAAGGGATAGTTGAGGAGAATCCATTCAAAAAAATTAAATTTAGTAAAGAAGATACCATAACAGATGTTTTAACAGATGAGCAAGTGAAGAGTGTTCTTGAACACTTTGATAGAGGTCATTATAAAGGCACGAATTTTGCTTTAATGAGAAACCGGATGGTAATTGTCTTGTTGATTTCTACAGGGCTTAGAAGAGAAGAATTAGTTAATTTAAAGTGGTCTGATATTGACATGAGGAATAGGACAATTATGACCTATGGGAAGAAAAGAACCGTTGCTACTATTCCATACACAAGGAAATTGCAAAAAGAATTAGCGGAATATAAAACATTTTTAGAATTTTATTTCGAAGAAGAGAAAGAAGTTGTATATGTGTTCCCAGATAAGTGGAATCGACAATTAACTACAGAAGCAATATCTACTTTATTCAAACGTTTAAAAAAGAATTTAAATATGGAAGGACTAACTTGTCATGCTTTTAGACGTTATTTTGCTTCTAAGTGTTTAAAAATGGGAATGGACTCTTTGAATTTACAAAAACTCATGAGACATGAAACGCTCCAAATGACCGAGCGATATGTAAAACTTTATGGTCATGCACTGCATGATGTAAATGATAAATATAACCCTTTAAATTTTATTGAAGTTTAA
- a CDS encoding SU10 major capsid protein translates to MLDSKKLTTQENIHLTDEIALVAPIATPFFTLLMSKGLYVDSKGKFHTWREKTLDGTADITVDEGVDATQFVQSGRAELNNVMEIFYKATSVSGTAQSTGAVGDLFAQEINDRLVELAIGIENKLINGVKNDGASGKRQMDGLLKFVDAGNVVNGVTKDVLTEKEVKELVKKLWTAGNENGEFYALVGADLKDQIDELYKDRYSYQHVTTDFGITVDSVNTSYGKINFILDRYMPADKIVAFDVNAIKVAFLRQPQFQALGKTGDNDKGQVVAEATLEVGSKKAVAVYNLKQA, encoded by the coding sequence ATGTTAGATTCTAAAAAATTAACTACACAGGAAAATATTCATCTTACTGATGAAATTGCATTAGTAGCACCTATCGCTACTCCATTTTTTACATTACTTATGAGCAAAGGATTATATGTTGACTCAAAAGGGAAATTTCACACATGGAGAGAAAAAACTCTTGATGGCACTGCTGACATTACAGTGGATGAAGGTGTAGATGCTACACAATTCGTACAATCTGGACGTGCAGAATTAAACAACGTTATGGAAATTTTCTATAAAGCAACTAGCGTATCTGGTACAGCACAATCAACAGGAGCAGTTGGTGATTTATTCGCACAAGAAATTAATGACCGCTTAGTTGAACTTGCTATTGGTATTGAGAATAAACTTATCAACGGTGTTAAAAACGATGGTGCAAGTGGCAAACGTCAAATGGATGGACTTTTAAAATTTGTTGATGCAGGTAACGTTGTCAACGGTGTTACTAAAGATGTATTAACTGAAAAAGAAGTTAAGGAACTTGTTAAGAAATTATGGACAGCAGGAAATGAAAATGGTGAATTTTACGCATTAGTTGGTGCTGACTTAAAAGACCAAATTGACGAACTATACAAAGACCGTTACTCTTACCAACATGTTACTACTGATTTCGGTATCACTGTTGATTCTGTAAATACTTCATACGGAAAAATTAACTTTATCTTAGACCGTTATATGCCGGCAGATAAAATTGTTGCTTTTGATGTAAATGCTATTAAAGTTGCTTTCTTACGTCAACCACAATTCCAAGCATTAGGTAAAACTGGTGACAATGATAAAGGTCAAGTAGTGGCAGAAGCAACGCTTGAAGTTGGAAGCAAAAAAGCAGTTGCGGTTTATAACTTAAAACAAGCGTAA
- the gpsB gene encoding cell division regulator GpsB, producing MISDKIKLTAKDILEKEFKTGMRGYQQEEVDKFLDMIIKDYEVFHKELEQLQQQNARLKRELEEQKLAAAQAPQQTIPTPAAQPVYSNTNTDILKRLSNLEKAVFGSKLYE from the coding sequence ATGATTTCGGATAAAATTAAATTAACGGCAAAAGATATTTTAGAAAAAGAATTTAAAACAGGCATGAGAGGATATCAGCAAGAAGAGGTCGACAAGTTTCTTGATATGATTATTAAAGATTATGAAGTATTTCATAAGGAACTGGAACAATTGCAACAGCAAAACGCACGTTTGAAACGTGAATTAGAAGAGCAGAAACTTGCTGCGGCACAAGCTCCGCAACAAACGATTCCAACACCGGCTGCACAACCTGTATATAGCAATACAAATACAGATATTTTGAAACGTTTATCTAATTTAGAAAAAGCTGTTTTTGGAAGCAAATTATACGAGTAA
- a CDS encoding YppG family protein: MFQQPTYQGFHSNPQPNAYQHNGAPHLRYNMYPFAPYYGNQNYYQPFEVSFMNQHEQPYMNMPYYAPPHSQPSMFYPPQQPFQPYPKMNKQKQQPSQFSSLVSQFKTADGNYDVNKMMNTAGQMMNAVNQVTGIVKQVGGFFGK; this comes from the coding sequence ATGTTTCAACAACCTACTTATCAAGGGTTTCATTCAAACCCACAGCCAAACGCGTATCAACATAATGGAGCGCCGCATTTACGCTACAATATGTATCCTTTCGCACCTTATTATGGGAATCAAAATTATTATCAGCCATTTGAAGTATCATTTATGAATCAGCATGAACAACCTTATATGAATATGCCGTATTACGCACCGCCGCACTCACAACCATCTATGTTTTATCCGCCGCAGCAGCCCTTTCAACCATATCCAAAAATGAACAAGCAGAAACAGCAACCGAGTCAGTTTTCTAGTTTGGTGTCTCAATTTAAAACAGCAGATGGAAATTATGATGTGAACAAAATGATGAATACAGCAGGCCAAATGATGAATGCGGTAAATCAAGTTACAGGAATTGTAAAACAAGTTGGGGGGTTCTTCGGAAAGTAA
- a CDS encoding PBP1A family penicillin-binding protein, with the protein MSENYRSRTERKHAKQQTKDKNKKDKPKKKGSFFKKFLVTCLLLGIVGLVAGVSAFFVIVKDAPKLDKAKLVNPLSTKFYDKDGNFFYEYGAEKRTAITYDQVPKVVENAFLATEDARFYDHHGIDFKRTGKAIMENITGGFGSQGGSTITQQVIKNYFLTMKKTPKRKVQEWYLAYKLEQKYSKHEILEMYLNKINLGNRSYGVATAAQNYYGKDLKDLKLHEAAMLAGLPQGPNIYDPTKKENVQRATKRRNVVLTLMNRHNFITKQQMEEAMAIPVTEGLLPSKEVTEMPYPAFLDAVVKEVEKQIPDVNIGSDGLQIYTTLDTKAQDYAEKILDGDLIRYPNDKFQGSFVFMDTQTGEVRAVGAGRKESKSTFKGHNLATDLDRQVGSTMKPIFDYGPAIEYMQWSTYHQLNDSEYTYSDGTKIRNATSSYKGDVSMREALKKSLNIPALKTAQAVGLNKSKEFSEKLGMTFKQGPYESAAIGSNESSPLQVAGAYAAFGNDGIYNKPHFVKEVAFPDGKKKNFKPKEERVMKDYTAYMITDMLRDVVKPGSGGTGSAAYVSGVDLAGKTGTQNYDKSVIEKYDIPADANRDSWFAGYTPQYTMAVWTGYENDSSENYIGDRSTKIAQQMFKVMMGKFATDRSRFEQPSSVERINGELYVKGAKKDAIKQIKVDPPTGVTPSYDAGSNTITLSWSGPSDVSYAASYKANDGSSGSLSVKGTSATLGGVKSGVTYSFSVVAQKGTGTSSPAGVSFTVPGQNADAQKKAEEEKRKAEEELKKKAEEEKRKAEEELKKKAEEEKRKAEEELKKKAEEEKRKAEEEAKKQQEQQQNQHPQQTPPEQPTGGNGGTNGESTPQPDGQ; encoded by the coding sequence ATGTCAGAAAATTATCGTTCTCGTACAGAACGAAAACATGCAAAACAGCAAACAAAAGATAAAAATAAAAAGGATAAACCCAAGAAAAAAGGATCCTTTTTCAAGAAATTTTTAGTGACTTGCCTGCTTCTTGGCATTGTCGGACTTGTAGCTGGAGTTTCAGCATTCTTTGTCATAGTGAAAGATGCTCCAAAGCTAGACAAAGCGAAACTTGTCAATCCTCTATCAACTAAATTTTATGATAAAGACGGTAACTTCTTTTATGAATATGGTGCTGAGAAACGGACTGCTATCACTTATGATCAAGTTCCAAAAGTAGTTGAAAATGCCTTTCTTGCCACCGAGGATGCTCGATTTTATGACCATCATGGAATTGACTTTAAGCGTACAGGAAAAGCCATTATGGAAAACATCACAGGCGGGTTCGGTTCACAAGGTGGTAGTACAATTACGCAGCAAGTAATTAAAAATTACTTCCTTACAATGAAAAAAACACCAAAACGAAAAGTGCAAGAATGGTATTTAGCTTACAAACTAGAACAGAAATACTCTAAGCATGAAATTTTAGAAATGTACTTAAATAAAATTAATTTAGGTAATCGCTCTTATGGCGTAGCAACAGCAGCTCAAAACTATTATGGAAAAGATTTGAAAGATTTAAAGTTACATGAAGCTGCAATGCTCGCTGGCTTACCACAAGGCCCTAATATTTATGATCCAACGAAAAAAGAAAATGTACAACGTGCAACAAAACGTCGTAACGTTGTTTTAACATTAATGAATCGTCATAACTTTATAACAAAACAACAGATGGAAGAAGCGATGGCAATTCCAGTAACAGAAGGACTCCTTCCTTCTAAAGAGGTTACTGAAATGCCTTATCCTGCTTTTTTAGATGCAGTTGTAAAAGAAGTTGAAAAGCAAATACCTGATGTAAATATTGGATCTGATGGATTACAAATCTATACAACTCTTGATACAAAAGCACAAGATTATGCTGAAAAGATTTTAGATGGGGATCTTATCCGATATCCAAATGATAAATTCCAAGGTTCTTTCGTATTTATGGACACACAAACTGGTGAAGTTCGTGCAGTCGGTGCTGGACGTAAAGAAAGTAAATCAACATTTAAAGGTCATAACTTAGCCACTGATTTAGATCGACAAGTTGGATCTACAATGAAACCTATTTTTGACTACGGCCCAGCAATTGAATATATGCAATGGTCAACTTATCATCAATTAAATGACTCAGAATATACGTACTCAGATGGTACAAAAATTCGAAATGCAACGAGCAGCTATAAAGGGGATGTTTCAATGCGTGAAGCATTAAAAAAATCTTTAAACATCCCAGCATTAAAAACTGCTCAAGCAGTCGGACTAAATAAGTCAAAAGAGTTTTCTGAAAAACTCGGGATGACATTTAAGCAAGGACCATATGAATCAGCAGCAATCGGTAGTAATGAAAGTTCTCCGTTACAAGTAGCTGGTGCCTATGCAGCATTTGGGAATGACGGTATTTATAATAAACCTCATTTCGTAAAAGAAGTTGCCTTCCCTGATGGTAAGAAGAAAAACTTTAAACCAAAAGAAGAGCGAGTAATGAAAGACTATACAGCGTATATGATTACAGATATGCTTCGCGATGTTGTTAAACCAGGATCTGGTGGAACTGGCTCAGCAGCTTATGTTTCAGGCGTCGATCTTGCTGGTAAAACAGGGACGCAAAACTATGACAAATCGGTGATTGAAAAATATGATATTCCAGCAGATGCAAACCGCGATAGTTGGTTTGCCGGCTATACACCGCAATATACAATGGCTGTATGGACAGGTTATGAAAATGATAGTTCAGAAAACTATATAGGCGACCGCTCAACGAAAATTGCTCAACAAATGTTTAAAGTCATGATGGGTAAATTCGCAACAGACCGCAGTCGTTTTGAACAACCTTCTTCTGTAGAACGAATCAATGGCGAACTTTACGTAAAAGGTGCGAAAAAAGATGCGATTAAACAAATTAAGGTAGATCCACCAACTGGTGTAACACCTTCTTATGACGCAGGATCAAATACAATTACATTAAGTTGGTCCGGTCCTTCTGATGTATCTTATGCAGCAAGTTATAAAGCAAATGACGGTTCTAGTGGTAGCTTATCCGTAAAAGGAACATCTGCTACACTTGGCGGTGTAAAATCAGGTGTAACATATAGCTTCTCTGTCGTAGCCCAAAAAGGGACTGGCACAAGTAGTCCAGCTGGCGTTTCCTTTACCGTTCCTGGTCAAAATGCAGACGCTCAAAAGAAAGCTGAAGAAGAAAAGCGTAAAGCTGAAGAAGAACTGAAGAAAAAAGCCGAAGAAGAAAAGCGTAAAGCTGAAGAAGAACTAAAGAAAAAAGCCGAAGAAGAAAAGCGTAAAGCTGAAGAAGAACTAAAGAAAAAAGCTGAGGAAGAAAAACGTAAAGCTGAAGAAGAAGCAAAAAAACAACAAGAACAGCAGCAGAATCAGCATCCCCAACAAACTCCACCAGAACAGCCAACTGGTGGAAACGGTGGAACGAATGGAGAATCGACTCCTCAACCAGATGGACAATAA
- a CDS encoding THUMP domain-containing class I SAM-dependent RNA methyltransferase codes for MGKVTLIATAAMGIEALVAREVRDLGYECQVDNGKVTFEADVNAICRANLWLRTADRVKIKVGEFKATTFDELFEKTKALNWGDYIPENGEFPVIGKSVKSTLFSVPDCQRIVKKAVVEKLKSTYKRTTWFEENGPLFRIEIAMLKDIATLTIDTSGVGLHKRGYRVDQGEAPLKETLAASLIKLTNWKPDRPFVDPFCGSGTIPIEAALIGQNIAPGFNRDFASDEWDWIGKQNWKEARQEVEDLANYDQPLQIIGSDIDHRMIRIAQDNADEVGLGDLISFKQMQVKDFTTKEEYGYVVTNPPYGERLSEKALVEKLYKEMGEVFRPLDTWSLYVLTSYEAFEKCYGQEASKKRKLFNGFIRTDYYQYFGKRPPRNS; via the coding sequence ATGGGAAAAGTTACTTTAATTGCAACAGCAGCGATGGGAATTGAAGCTCTAGTTGCAAGAGAAGTTCGTGATCTTGGCTACGAGTGCCAAGTAGATAACGGAAAAGTAACGTTTGAAGCAGATGTAAATGCAATTTGTCGTGCCAATTTATGGTTGCGTACTGCTGATCGTGTCAAAATCAAAGTGGGGGAATTTAAAGCAACTACGTTTGATGAATTATTTGAGAAGACAAAGGCTCTAAATTGGGGAGATTATATTCCTGAAAACGGGGAATTCCCTGTTATTGGTAAATCTGTGAAATCAACTTTATTTAGTGTTCCAGATTGCCAACGTATCGTCAAAAAAGCTGTTGTTGAAAAGTTAAAATCAACATATAAGCGTACAACTTGGTTTGAAGAGAATGGTCCTTTATTCCGCATTGAGATTGCCATGTTAAAAGATATTGCAACGTTAACAATCGATACAAGTGGTGTCGGATTGCACAAGCGCGGATATCGTGTTGATCAGGGAGAAGCACCGTTGAAAGAAACGTTAGCTGCATCCTTAATTAAACTTACAAATTGGAAACCAGATCGTCCATTCGTTGATCCGTTTTGTGGTTCTGGAACAATTCCGATTGAAGCGGCGCTGATTGGACAAAATATTGCACCAGGATTTAACCGAGACTTTGCATCGGATGAATGGGACTGGATTGGTAAGCAAAATTGGAAAGAAGCGCGTCAAGAAGTAGAGGATTTAGCAAATTATGATCAGCCATTACAAATTATCGGATCAGATATTGATCATCGTATGATAAGAATCGCGCAAGATAATGCGGATGAAGTTGGATTAGGCGATTTAATTTCCTTTAAACAAATGCAAGTAAAAGATTTTACAACAAAAGAGGAATATGGCTATGTTGTAACGAATCCTCCATACGGAGAACGTTTAAGTGAAAAAGCACTTGTTGAAAAGTTATACAAAGAAATGGGAGAAGTATTCCGTCCGTTAGACACTTGGTCCTTATATGTATTAACAAGCTATGAGGCATTTGAAAAATGTTATGGACAAGAAGCGTCGAAAAAGCGTAAATTATTCAATGGCTTTATTCGTACAGATTACTACCAATACTTCGGAAAACGTCCACCTCGTAATTCATAG
- a CDS encoding DUF2515 domain-containing protein: protein MRGNGSEDKNWKRDEEMVSFTKEEKQLITYIKEKTAIANMDNISRTRTYQQYYLRNKEVEWSFLASMVSRNAGWNMTDLEGENYSNILSKGMRQQLFLTYEKANCLIFLDAYPQLLLYEESKKRNRTFFHLLPSFYVSVFMEKEWNRFWRERNKKRLMIALIINEQNKIQKPVIENRYIQSRVLDRLLFKMQERFHLNAVVFPTLEGDLYGFSVTGFENVKKRIELGKKLAWLLFHPKYKELFYDFALHTIPTGSRLDYEQYFKGMKGYRTPQLREVFSIVPPARQDPLDWFHSYTNVENFFIVKEPQEKIDVTTWFLKKQRKIHYIASFISFRKRFNSFVL from the coding sequence ATGAGAGGTAACGGAAGTGAAGATAAGAATTGGAAAAGAGATGAAGAAATGGTTTCGTTTACAAAAGAGGAGAAACAACTCATTACCTATATTAAGGAAAAGACTGCTATTGCAAATATGGACAACATTTCGCGTACACGAACTTATCAACAATATTATTTGCGAAATAAAGAGGTCGAGTGGTCTTTTTTAGCGAGTATGGTTTCGAGAAATGCTGGCTGGAATATGACAGATTTAGAAGGAGAAAATTACTCGAATATCCTATCTAAAGGGATGAGACAACAATTATTCCTTACATATGAGAAAGCAAATTGCCTTATTTTTTTAGATGCTTATCCACAGTTATTACTATATGAAGAGAGTAAAAAAAGAAATAGAACGTTCTTTCATTTGTTGCCTTCTTTTTATGTATCTGTTTTTATGGAAAAGGAATGGAATCGTTTTTGGAGAGAAAGAAATAAAAAGCGGTTAATGATAGCATTAATTATTAATGAGCAAAATAAAATTCAAAAACCAGTTATTGAAAATCGGTATATTCAGTCTCGTGTATTGGATCGATTACTTTTTAAAATGCAAGAAAGATTTCATTTGAACGCGGTTGTTTTTCCAACTTTAGAAGGGGATTTATATGGTTTTTCGGTTACTGGATTTGAAAATGTAAAAAAACGTATTGAACTTGGTAAGAAGTTAGCGTGGCTATTATTTCATCCGAAGTATAAGGAGTTATTTTATGATTTTGCTTTGCATACGATTCCTACAGGCTCAAGATTAGATTATGAACAATATTTCAAGGGAATGAAAGGATATCGTACACCGCAACTTAGGGAGGTGTTTTCTATTGTCCCTCCGGCGCGACAAGATCCATTAGATTGGTTTCATTCTTATACAAATGTAGAGAATTTTTTTATAGTTAAGGAGCCGCAGGAAAAGATTGATGTTACTACATGGTTTCTAAAGAAACAAAGGAAGATTCATTACATTGCTTCATTCATTAGCTTTCGTAAACGATTCAACAGCTTCGTGTTATAA
- a CDS encoding helix-turn-helix domain-containing protein, producing the protein MSIKDMYIIERRKKKIRLRQLAEYIGCSPSLLSRYETGDCEMDKEKVKKYKEYINSY; encoded by the coding sequence ATGAGCATTAAGGATATGTACATTATCGAACGTAGAAAGAAAAAAATACGTTTACGCCAGTTAGCAGAGTATATTGGCTGTAGCCCATCTCTCCTTTCCAGATATGAAACAGGAGATTGTGAGATGGATAAAGAGAAAGTGAAAAAGTATAAAGAGTATATAAATTCTTATTAA
- a CDS encoding YppE family protein, whose translation MKDQALKQSSIKLIEYNDETIVKKREVVEYDFYTDMKPFVDMVDNELRAWKELAYRWIKEEHPKYVHFQQIDQVCENLQNNALQCFVNKGKGKRFYETHQAILYTLQTIVELCK comes from the coding sequence GTGAAGGATCAAGCGTTAAAGCAATCTTCAATAAAGTTAATAGAGTATAACGATGAAACAATTGTTAAAAAAAGAGAAGTGGTAGAATATGATTTTTATACCGATATGAAGCCGTTTGTGGATATGGTAGATAACGAGTTGAGGGCTTGGAAAGAATTGGCTTACAGATGGATAAAAGAAGAACATCCTAAATATGTCCATTTTCAACAAATAGATCAAGTGTGCGAAAATTTACAAAATAATGCTTTGCAATGCTTTGTGAATAAAGGAAAAGGGAAACGGTTTTATGAAACGCACCAGGCGATTTTATATACGTTACAGACTATTGTGGAATTATGTAAATAA
- a CDS encoding YppF family protein — protein MILGDLKQAFLQKKGYCTENMNELLDFARHCYLEGKICISEYRVLIRELETSGATRPRHKITES, from the coding sequence ATGATATTAGGGGATTTAAAACAAGCGTTTTTACAAAAAAAGGGGTATTGTACAGAAAATATGAATGAATTGCTCGACTTTGCGCGACATTGTTATTTGGAAGGGAAAATCTGTATTTCAGAATATCGAGTGTTGATACGAGAATTGGAAACAAGTGGAGCAACAAGACCACGTCATAAAATTACAGAATCATAA
- a CDS encoding DUF1273 domain-containing protein, which yields MKVLAVTGYKPFELGIFQNDHPGVTYIKKALHRKFLAFLEEGLEWVMISGQLGVELWAAEVVFDLQLEYPDLKLAVFTPFLAQEENWKEENKEWYEFILEQADHVDSITKRRYESPEQFRLKNQFFIDKSDALLAVYDEEKPGSPKYIVEVAKKKEEIENYHSYFILFSDLQDIIEEEQWNDAE from the coding sequence ATGAAAGTTTTAGCTGTAACAGGATATAAACCTTTTGAACTTGGAATATTTCAGAATGATCACCCAGGTGTGACTTATATAAAAAAAGCGTTACATCGTAAATTTCTTGCCTTTTTGGAAGAAGGATTAGAATGGGTGATGATTAGTGGACAACTTGGGGTTGAATTATGGGCTGCAGAAGTTGTGTTTGACTTACAATTAGAATATCCCGATTTAAAACTTGCTGTGTTTACCCCTTTTTTAGCACAAGAGGAAAACTGGAAAGAAGAAAATAAAGAATGGTATGAATTCATTTTAGAGCAAGCTGATCATGTTGATAGTATTACAAAAAGAAGATATGAAAGCCCAGAGCAATTTCGATTAAAAAATCAATTTTTTATTGACAAAAGTGACGCACTTTTAGCTGTATATGATGAAGAAAAACCAGGAAGTCCAAAATATATAGTAGAGGTGGCTAAGAAAAAAGAAGAAATAGAAAATTATCATAGCTATTTCATTCTTTTTTCTGATTTACAAGATATAATAGAAGAAGAACAGTGGAATGATGCAGAGTAA
- the recU gene encoding Holliday junction resolvase RecU, whose translation MTIRYPNGKRYNQALQPQKTKMKKHTYGNRGMSLEEELNETNQYYLSHNIACVHKKPTPLQIVKVDYPARSAAVVREAYFKQPSTTDYNGVYKGKYIDFEAKETKNKTNFPLQNFHLHQIEHMKQVIAHDGIAFVIIKFTLYNEIYLLDAKHVISFWNRKDTGGRKSITKQEIEEHGSLLSCGYHPRIDYISILDMVYFS comes from the coding sequence ATGACCATTCGTTACCCAAACGGAAAAAGATATAATCAAGCTTTACAACCTCAAAAAACAAAAATGAAAAAACATACTTATGGTAACAGGGGGATGTCTCTTGAAGAGGAACTAAATGAAACAAATCAATATTATTTGAGTCATAATATTGCCTGTGTACACAAAAAACCAACACCTCTTCAAATTGTAAAAGTGGATTATCCTGCCCGAAGTGCTGCAGTTGTAAGAGAAGCTTATTTTAAACAGCCTTCTACAACAGATTACAACGGTGTTTATAAGGGTAAATACATTGATTTTGAAGCAAAGGAAACAAAAAATAAAACAAACTTCCCGCTCCAAAACTTCCATCTCCACCAAATTGAGCATATGAAACAAGTTATTGCTCATGATGGAATTGCATTCGTCATTATTAAATTTACACTTTATAACGAAATTTATTTACTCGATGCAAAACACGTTATTTCATTTTGGAATCGCAAAGATACCGGAGGGAGAAAATCAATTACAAAACAAGAAATTGAGGAACACGGCTCTTTGTTATCATGCGGTTATCATCCTCGAATCGATTATATTTCTATACTAGACATGGTTTATTTTTCGTGA